One segment of Lytechinus variegatus isolate NC3 chromosome 13, Lvar_3.0, whole genome shotgun sequence DNA contains the following:
- the LOC121426708 gene encoding alpha-1B adrenergic receptor-like, producing MNSTTDRPTSDSNDGAIISQNIPGAAILVVISIVGIVGNIFVIVAVQLTRRLQTSTNSFVVALSCIDFLTALTLPFQAGALLGLTHTSPSFAVVCEVIGALSFIFNGWSIITLITIAFNRYILITQKSHTYRRIFRKRSIAIMLICIFSYPLCSVMVFALTGWAVFGEKYNACAVADGRAFNLLSGVSMLTLMAAILYFYLKIYLHVRNHVRNVHVNLENQNRQFVSAQQPEQCHKTEPNKKESNKKEMLYRNSTEAKITKNMLFVVLCFFICMTPITIHLFATELDATMVAYFVVILSVNCSLNPIIYAWKHPVFHQVFRCILSRRLQDVEEPSRWLRDHLSNLS from the coding sequence ATGAACAGCACCACCGACAGGCCTACGTCTGATTCCAACGATGGAGccatcatatctcaaaatataCCAGGAGCTGCTATCCTCGTCGTCATTAGCATCGTCGGCATCGTTGGGAACATCTTCGTGATCGTCGCCGTCCAGCTAACCCGTCGTCTTCAGACGTCAACAAACAGCTTTGTCGTTGCCCTCAGTTGCATTGATTTTCTGACCGCGCTGACGCTACCTTTCCAGGCCGGTGCGCTTCTTGGGCTTACGCACACATCTCCGTCTTTCGCCGTCGTCTGCGAAGTAATTGGCGCGCTTTCGTTTATATTCAACGGTTGGAGCATTATCACATTGATCACGATCGCGTTCAACCGGTATATCCTGATTACTCAAAAATCACATACGTATCGCCGGATATTCCGCAAGAGAAGCATCGCCATCATGCTCATATGTATCTTCTCGTATCCTCTATGCTCCGTTATGGTTTTTGCATTAACTGGTTGGGCCGTGTTTGGGGAAAAATACAATGCGTGCGCTGTAGCAGATGGTAGAGCATTCAACCTCTTATCCGGTGTTTCCATGCTTACGCTGATGGCCGCCATCTTGTATTTTTACCTGAAGATCTACCTCCATGTGCGGAACCACGTCCGGAATGTCCATGTCAATCTGGAAAATCAAAATCGACAATTCGTTTCTGCACAACAACCAGAGCAATGTCACAAAACAGAGCCAAATAAAAAAGAGTCGAATAAAAAGGAAATGCTTTACCGAAATAGCACTGAAGCAAAAATCACAAAGAATATGCTATTTGTCGTCTTGTGTTTTTTCATCTGCATGACGCCAAtaacaattcatttatttgcgACTGAACTTGATGCGACAATGGTCGCTTACTTTGTCGTCATTCTGTCAGTGAACTGTTCCCTGAACCCGATCATCTATGCCTGGAAACACCCAGTGTTTCACCAGGTATTCAGATGTATTCTAAGCCGTCGTCTTCAAGACGTGGAAGAGCCTTCGCGCTGGCTTCGCGACCACTTATCAAATCTATCATAA